The Aphanothece sacrum FPU1 nucleotide sequence CCTTACTCAGATAATCCCACAAATTAATCCCTGTTTTACTATCTCCAGAGGTACGAGGAACACAAACATAAGGGACTTCTATTAATCTATATCCCCGTCGTCCGGCCTGACATAAAAAGTCGATACAATATTCTCCATAGTCTCCCCGTAGGGGGATACTTTCTAATACTTCTGCTCGTGCCGCAATGAAGCCACTGGTATAGTCATGTGCCTTATCCCCTAATAATAATATAGCAAAATTATTGATAATCCAACTTAATATTCTAGCCATTAAACCGTGAGCAATATCGGTTCCCCCCGAAACCCAACGAGAACCTACTGCCACATCAGCCCCTTGTTCAATGATTGCCTGAACCAGCTTAAAAACGTCTTCTGGAGGCATGGATAAGTCACAATCCATCCAAGTGACAATATCCGCTTTATAAGTGTGAATCGCCTGATAAATGCCCTCTCGAATGGCCGAAGTTAGACCCTTTTCATTAATACGCCGTACTAATGCTACCCCTTTCTGATTAGGAAAGTCAGCATAAGAAGATGCCAAACGTTCTACCACCTCCCAAGTCCCATCGGGGGAGTTATCATCAATAACTAAGACGAGATAGGGACTCGGAACACTAGCTAAAAGGCGTTCGATTAAGGGTTTGATATTATCTCGCTCGTTAAATGTAGGCAAGATAGTACATACTAGGGAGTAGGATGTTGAATCTTGAGGATTGGGCATAAATTAGATATACTGTGATACGGCTGCTTTATGGGTCTTTGAACATCCTATCTTTTCTATTCTATTCTAGCTTTGTGTTAACTTATCTACGTCCTGTTTCATGTTTTTGATAGGCTTTAGCAGAAGCGCGAATCCAAATTGAGGCAGCAAACCCAAAGGGAACTATCATAACACCGAGTCCCGTAAAAATGGGGTGTTCCCTACCCCAAGGAAAAAGCATCAAAAAGGCAATAATTCCAGCACAATAGATTAAACCCAGGATAGGTAGTCCCAGAACAAGTAAGGCAAATTTAGTATCTTTATCCATAGTGAACACTCCTCACAAAGGTTAAATTAGTTGCTGTTTATGCTGTTGGTTGACCAATAGTCTTTTGAAAGGCGGGACGTTCATTAATGCGTTGAATGTAGGCTAATACAGCCGGATAGCTACTTAAATCTAGCTTTAACATAATCGGAATGTAGGCTAAAATAGATCCCACTGCCACATCAGCAACCGTAAATTGATTACCCAATAAATAGGCGTGACTCTCAAAAATTTGGTTTAAGGTAGCGAGTAGTTTGGGTGCTTCTCGTTCCCTGCTGGCTTCCACAAATAAACCTGTAGCTAATGTAGAATTCCCAAAGAGTACCCATTGAGTCATAATACTACGTCCTGCTAAATAATCGGGTAGTTGCTCATATTTTTCCGCTAAATAGAGTAATATGGCTCCTGATTCCCATAATTTGAAGTCATCATCGAGAATAGCAGGAACTTTGCCCATGGGATTAATGTCCAAAAATTCGGGTTGACGATGTTCCCCATTTTCCATGTCGAGTAAGACAAATTCGTAAGGAACCTCTAATTCTTCTAAGTACCATTGAACGATAGAGGCCCGACTGCGTTTGCCCCCATATAGTTTAAGCATAATTGATGATTTATATACTGCGTTTTATTCTACCGAATAAAAGACCCCTAAGTTACAGGGGTCTTTTATTATTTACCTTAAAAAACAATTTCATCTCGTAATCGCTGAAATAACGCCCGATTAGCTAATAATTCAACCCGCATACCCGCATCCTTACCAAAGGCGACCCCATCACGGGTTAACTCATCCCATTTAGCCCCCAATTGCTCACCTAGTGGATTCTTGATTCTGGCCTTTCTACTACTAATACGAGCAATAATCCACATATACATCGGCTCTCCTGCACTTATTGTTCCCTAACTGTGCGATCACTATAAATACCAATTGTGGGGTATTCATCTACTGGGTTGTATTCCAGCCATTAAAACCCGTATAAATACTTATGAGGGTCAAGAAACCTGTCATCAAGGACAAAGCCGCCAAACCCTTACGGGGAGTATATTTGAAAAAAAGTCAAAAAAACTTTGGGAAAACCCTTGACATTCCCTGGGAGTTTGGTTATATTTGTAAATGCGCGGTTGAGAGACAAACAACTCACGCCGCTCCGAACCTAGACAAACCAATAGTTTGAAAGCTTACGAAAGACAGCCCTTGTTATTTGAAGCAATTATATCTCATTATAACCTAGATGTCTAGGGAATAAAAGAGGAAAAAAAAGAGTCAGTCACGAAAGACTCTTGAGAGCTTGCGCTCAAACACTATGGAGAGTTTGATCCTGGCTCAGGATGAACGCTGGCGGTATGCCTAACACATGCAAGTCGAACGGTCACTTAGGTGATAGTGGCGGACGGGTGAGTAACGCGTGAGAATCTGCCCTCAGGATGGGGACAACAGTTGGAAACGACTGCTAATACCCGATGTGCCGCAAGGTGAAAGATTTATCGCCTGAGGAGGAGCTCGCGTCTGATTAGCTAGTTGGTAAGGTAAAGGCTTACCAAGGCATCGATCAGTAGCTGGTCTGAGAGGATGAGCAGCCACACTGGGACTGAGACACGGCCCAGACTCCTACGGGAGGCAGCAGTGGGGAATTTTCCGCAATGGGCGAAAGCCTGACGGAGCAATACCGCGTGAGGGAGGAAGGCTCTTGGGTTGTAAACCTCTTTTCTCTGGGAAGAAAAAAATGACGGTACCAGAGGAATAAGCATCGGCTAACTCCGTGCCAGCAGCCGCGGTAATACGGAGGATGCAAGCGTTATCCGGAATCATTGGGCGTAAAGCGTCCGTAGGTGGTTTTTCAAGTCTGCTGTCAAAGCCTGGGGCTTAACCCCAGATAGGCAGTGGAAACTGGGAGACTAGAGTTCGGTAGGGGTAGCGGGAATTCCCAGTGTAGCGGTGAAATGCGTAGATATTGGGAAGAACATCGGTGGCGAAGGCGCGCTACTGGGCCGAAACTGACACTCACAGGACGAAAGCTAGGGGAGCGAAAGGGATTAGATACCCCTGTAGTCCTAGCTGTAAACGATGGAAACTAGGTGTGGCTTGTATCGACCCGAGCCGTGCCGAAGCTAACGCGTTAAGTTTCCCGCCTGGGGAGTACGCACGCAAGTGTGAAACTCAAAGGAATTGACGGGGGCCCGCACAAGCGGTGGAGTATGTGGTTTAATTCGATGCAACGCGAAGAACCTTACCAGGGCTTGACATGTCGCGAATCTCTTAGAAATAGGAGAGTGCCTTCGGGAACGCGAACACAGGTGGTGCATGGCTGTCGTCAGCTCGTGTCGTGAGATGTTGGGTTAAGTCCCGCAACGAGCGCAACCCTCGTTTTTAGTTGCCATCATTAAGTTGGGCACTCTAGAGAGACTGCCGGTGACAAACCGGAGGAAGGTGAGGATGACGTCAAGTCAGCATGCCCCTTACGCCCTGGGCTACACACGTACTACAATGGTTGGGACAACGGGTAGCGACCCCGCGAGGGCAAGCGAATCTCATCAAACCCAGCCTCAGTTCAGATTGCAGGCTGCAACTCGCCTGCATGAAGGAGGAATCGCTAGTAATCGCAGGTCAGCATA carries:
- a CDS encoding polyprenol monophosphomannose synthase, with protein sequence MPNPQDSTSYSLVCTILPTFNERDNIKPLIERLLASVPSPYLVLVIDDNSPDGTWEVVERLASSYADFPNQKGVALVRRINEKGLTSAIREGIYQAIHTYKADIVTWMDCDLSMPPEDVFKLVQAIIEQGADVAVGSRWVSGGTDIAHGLMARILSWIINNFAILLLGDKAHDYTSGFIAARAEVLESIPLRGDYGEYCIDFLCQAGRRGYRLIEVPYVCVPRTSGDSKTGINLWDYLSKGRKYVATIVRLWRNKKN
- a CDS encoding glutathione S-transferase family protein, with product MLKLYGGKRSRASIVQWYLEELEVPYEFVLLDMENGEHRQPEFLDINPMGKVPAILDDDFKLWESGAILLYLAEKYEQLPDYLAGRSIMTQWVLFGNSTLATGLFVEASREREAPKLLATLNQIFESHAYLLGNQFTVADVAVGSILAYIPIMLKLDLSSYPAVLAYIQRINERPAFQKTIGQPTA